The following nucleotide sequence is from Mucilaginibacter sp. cycad4.
CGCCCTGTTTGCCACCGAGGCCAAACTTCACCAGGTTAAGCAACCTTGGAAAAACGCTGTCGCTTCGGCCTAACACAATCCCCATGCGCAGGGCAATTTTGCGGGTGTGGGGCGTATCCGTTTTAAAGAAAGTGCTTTCCCAAATATTACACACATCGATAGAAAAACCATAACCTATTTCGCCGGTTTCCTCATCCTGCGGATGGTCTTCAGCATGGCGGTAGATGGTGGCAGATGTTATATTGATCCAAACCTTTGGTGCATTCGTCATTTTATTGATCACCCTACCCAGCAGTTCGGTAGGCACAACCCTTGAGTGGATAATCTCTCTTTTATTCTTTTCGGTGTAGCGGCAGTTTACATTTTTGCCGCACAGGTTAATCAGCATATCGGCACCGGCAAGGTGAACAGTCCATCCGGCTTCGGTTTCACCATCCCAAACAGCGGTATGCACATTGCCGTTCACCGGTTTTTGTTTGCGGGCCAGGATGATGACTTCATCTGCCAGATCGCGGTAGTATTTGGCTAATACCGTACCGAGGTAACCGTTACCGCCGGCCAGCACAATTTTTTTATAAGGTTTCATGATCAGTTAAGGTTTAAAATAAACAGCAATAAAACAATACGGTAAGTTACCCAGGTAATGGTGAGCACCCACCCAAGCCCAAGCAATTTGGTACGCCGAGTGTGTTCCAGGAACATCAAGCCTGCTACAGCCATAAAATACAGGGTATAAACGGCGGCACCGAATTGAAAAAGGTGACTTATAGCCAACCCTATCAGCAGTAATAAACTACCGGCAAAAGAAATGGTCATCATGTTGCCGAGGTAGGTCCACAGGTTGCGGCGGTCAAAGCTGCATATAGCGGCCCCCTGAAAAATAATCTGCCCGCCGCAGATCAGGTATTCGCGGTAAGGGTTGCCTAAAGGTACCGCACCAACAAGCAGGTGCGCATAAGCAGTTAGTATAAAACCGGTACAGAACCAGGTAAACAGCAAATACAATAAACGGTAATGAAGTTTAAACGTAGGCTGATATTCAAACCCGGTTTCGGCAGCGGGAATAATAACCCGGCGATTGTATGATATAAAAGCATAAGCTTTACTCATGAGCCAGATGAAGGGCTTAAATGCAAACAAGGGGGTAAATACGGGGCAGGTATTCGCAATTATTTTGAACAAGCTTTTAATGCCATAGGTAACCTCGCCGTTTTCCAGGTTGATCAAAGCAATTTCATTAACTGCCCGCTGCCTGTCATAAACAGGGCAGGTACCCGTATGTGCCTCCTGGTAAGCAGAGCGGCCATTAGGATCAAGCATCCCGGTTTTTACAAATGCATGGGTATAAACACGGCACATGGGGCATTCGGCGTCAAACAGGATCATGTGGTTCTTGAGCGTTTTCATAACTTTCAGTGTTTTCTGAAACAAATATACAATATATTTTAAACTTTCAATAAATACTGAAAATTAAATTTAAGTAAAAACAGCGTGTTATTGACTCACCCCGACATCGCTGCGTTCGTCACCCCTCTCTTCGCAAGCGTAAAGAGGGATTTTCTTTTTTCTATACCCTCTTCACGGCGAAGCCGGAGAGAGGGTGGTGCAGCGAAGCGCAGACCGGGTGAGTTAACTATGCGTGATGCATTTAAATAATTTTGAGAAAACTTCCTCTCCCTCTTGTAAAATCAAATCTTATATATAGCTTTGAACAACAAAGTACTTTTGATGAAAGACAAAGACATTCACGCAGAGTTAAGTTCCATCCGCGACCTGATGGAGCGTTCGGCCAAGTTTATTTCGCTTAGTGGCCTGTCAGGTGTATTGGCCGGCATCTACGCGTTTATTGGCGCAGGTATAGGATATAACCTGCTGCAAGGCGAGTATGCCACACTCCGGGAACGTCATACCTATAAT
It contains:
- a CDS encoding TIGR01777 family oxidoreductase; amino-acid sequence: MKPYKKIVLAGGNGYLGTVLAKYYRDLADEVIILARKQKPVNGNVHTAVWDGETEAGWTVHLAGADMLINLCGKNVNCRYTEKNKREIIHSRVVPTELLGRVINKMTNAPKVWINITSATIYRHAEDHPQDEETGEIGYGFSIDVCNIWESTFFKTDTPHTRKIALRMGIVLGRSDSVFPRLLNLVKFGLGGKQGDGQQYLAWVHEHDVARSTQWLLDHPELQGVVNCTAPNGERNTDMMHIIRKAYGAPFGFPAPQWLLEVGAAVIGTETELILKSRWVVPKRLLDSGFKFQYEKAEHAVHDILSIRE
- a CDS encoding DUF393 domain-containing protein, which codes for MKTLKNHMILFDAECPMCRVYTHAFVKTGMLDPNGRSAYQEAHTGTCPVYDRQRAVNEIALINLENGEVTYGIKSLFKIIANTCPVFTPLFAFKPFIWLMSKAYAFISYNRRVIIPAAETGFEYQPTFKLHYRLLYLLFTWFCTGFILTAYAHLLVGAVPLGNPYREYLICGGQIIFQGAAICSFDRRNLWTYLGNMMTISFAGSLLLLIGLAISHLFQFGAAVYTLYFMAVAGLMFLEHTRRTKLLGLGWVLTITWVTYRIVLLLFILNLN